From the uncultured Trichococcus sp. genome, one window contains:
- a CDS encoding DMT family transporter has protein sequence MSKGKGKVMLSMLIFGTISIFVKNIDLASNQVAFFRGALGSLFLWGTLWVRKEKIPLALVRKNAKFLLLSGFAVGMNWILLFEAFRYTTVSNATLSYYFQPIFMTLLAPFVFKESLTAKKIACVLLAMLGMFLIIGVSPNAGAYNHPVGIGFGLAAAFFYAVAIMSNKKIAGLGGIPLTALTLVIATGILTPYVALTSGFGLGQLTGGSITSLLVLGIIHTGIAYVLMFAGAQAIESQTFAVLSYVDPVTAIVVSAVFLKEDLSPVQLAGGVLILAAAFLNEFLGNREKQQIAISKE, from the coding sequence GTGTCGAAAGGAAAAGGGAAAGTGATGCTGTCGATGCTGATATTCGGGACGATCAGCATCTTCGTCAAGAATATCGATTTGGCCTCCAATCAGGTTGCCTTCTTTCGGGGCGCTTTGGGGAGCCTGTTCCTCTGGGGGACTTTATGGGTGCGCAAGGAAAAGATCCCGTTGGCATTGGTCAGAAAAAACGCCAAGTTCCTGTTGCTTTCGGGTTTTGCGGTAGGCATGAACTGGATTCTGCTGTTTGAAGCTTTCCGCTACACGACGGTATCGAATGCGACGTTGAGCTATTACTTCCAACCGATTTTCATGACGCTGTTGGCGCCGTTCGTCTTCAAGGAATCCCTGACCGCAAAGAAGATCGCTTGTGTCCTCTTGGCGATGCTGGGGATGTTCCTGATCATCGGCGTGAGCCCGAATGCGGGGGCGTACAATCATCCGGTCGGGATCGGTTTCGGTTTGGCTGCAGCGTTTTTCTATGCGGTGGCCATCATGTCCAACAAAAAAATCGCGGGTCTTGGCGGGATCCCTTTGACGGCTTTGACGCTCGTCATTGCAACCGGAATCCTGACCCCCTACGTCGCACTTACATCCGGTTTCGGATTGGGGCAATTGACTGGGGGCTCCATCACCAGTCTGCTGGTTTTGGGGATCATCCACACGGGGATTGCCTATGTGCTGATGTTTGCGGGCGCCCAGGCGATCGAGAGCCAGACATTCGCTGTGCTCAGCTATGTCGATCCGGTGACGGCGATTGTGGTTTCGGCGGTGTTCCTGAAAGAAGACCTGTCACCCGTACAATTGGCGGGAGGCGTGCTGATACTGGCTGCTGCCTTCCTGAACGAATTTCTGGGCAACAGAGAGAAGCAACAAATAGCGATCAGCAAAGAATAG